Proteins encoded within one genomic window of Tidjanibacter massiliensis:
- the rsmI gene encoding 16S rRNA (cytidine(1402)-2'-O)-methyltransferase → MGKLYIVPTPIGNLEDITLRAVRVLKEADVVLAEDTRTTAVLLKHLGIEKRMFAHHKFNEHAAVESVAARIESGETIALVSDAGTPGISDPGFLLVRTCIAHGVEVETLPGATAFVPALIQSGFPADRFCFEGFLPQKKGRNKRLEQLKEETRTIIFYESPYRVVKTLEQLAVLFGPERPVSVSRELTKKFEETVRGRLDEVAAHFREHEPKGEFVIVLAGRQATRAAENEGIDDK, encoded by the coding sequence ATGGGTAAACTTTACATTGTCCCTACGCCGATAGGGAATCTGGAAGATATCACGCTGCGCGCTGTGCGCGTGTTGAAAGAGGCCGATGTCGTACTGGCAGAAGATACGCGCACGACGGCCGTATTGCTGAAACATCTCGGCATAGAGAAGCGTATGTTCGCCCACCACAAATTCAACGAACACGCCGCCGTGGAGTCGGTTGCCGCCCGCATCGAAAGCGGCGAGACAATCGCTCTCGTCTCCGATGCGGGGACACCGGGCATTTCCGACCCCGGTTTCCTGCTCGTGCGCACCTGCATCGCGCACGGCGTGGAGGTGGAGACGCTTCCCGGAGCTACGGCTTTTGTTCCTGCACTGATACAGAGCGGGTTCCCGGCAGACCGTTTCTGTTTCGAGGGATTCCTTCCGCAGAAGAAGGGGCGAAACAAACGATTGGAACAACTGAAAGAGGAGACGCGTACCATAATATTCTACGAATCGCCCTACCGGGTAGTGAAAACATTGGAACAGCTCGCAGTGCTGTTCGGGCCGGAACGGCCCGTATCGGTCTCCCGCGAATTGACCAAAAAGTTCGAGGAAACGGTCAGGGGAAGGCTGGACGAAGTGGCTGCCCATTTCAGGGAGCACGAACCGAAAGGGGAATTCGTCATCGTTCTTGCCGGCCGGCAGGCCACACGGGCCGCGGAAAATGAAGGTATCGACGACAAATGA